The genome window aatgtacTTATTTCTCAAggcataaacttgctccccaagtttatctCTTACCTTTTTTCCACGgtataaacttgctcctcaagtttatcccacgccagctcagcatctcgcgTCCACATGGTCTCTACCACTCCGCATGCCTCCTGGTTCACTCTCTGACACACACTGCATCATCAACTACTTCAACGACTACATCAAGACATAAACCCTCAGtttattcttctccatctcagcatatccttgcatccacatggtaacccaccactccgcatgcctTATGTAGTAACGACTAATGCCTCCAGCATCAGTGATTTCATCGCCTAGTTAGTCACGGAAAACTATTGACATCTGCAAGCTCTTCTTGCATCTTCACATGTCACTGAGACTTGAGTCGTTAATGGTTAATGTCCGTAAAACCATCCAATATCTCCTAcaataatcaaaatcaaaaccaatcATATTGATACTCGTGAATCTTGATTCGAGTATTGGACTTACCATTAGCAAATTATCGAGTTTTCTCAAAGCACGAATATTCATGAGAATATCGAATCTTAGCTTTGTTTCTTAAATCTGTAAACTGGAACAACAACAAGATCAAAcgtttaagttacaaaaaaaaagtatagatAGCGTGAGGCGCAAGTAAGATAGTTGTGAATCGTATAGTTTACCTCAACCTTAGCACCAAGATATTTTGGAATAACTTAAGAATGTAATCACATATAGACATCAATTCATCTCGCTCTTCATTCTCTGTACTCAATGGTTGTAATCTCGAGCTCTGTCCAAACACATTCACTGCAACATAGCCATTTTCAACACTCTGTTTCGAAAACAAAGCATATACGTTAAGAGAAGACAAACCATAAAGATCGGATATGGACTTATAGAGACTGTAACACAGTAACACATGTTTACCAAGCAATAGCTTCGCGAATCATAGCCGTTTGATATGGTTGTGGGGAGATGAGTGACTTCCACAGTTCCACGTAAGGTTAATCAATCTCATAATGAAGGTTTGCTACATCCTACATATGCGTTAAGTGTATTCTTCAAAGTTGTTGCATCATGTCTAACTAAACAGTTCTAAAACGAAACTTAATTAGCGTAATGTATCGCCAACTTCATATTTGATTTATTGGTACAAACTAATATATTTGTCGATGTATGGATTCATATAgttattatatgtaatttttctGGTCAACTTCAAATTACTATTGACCATTTTTTGAGTCACGGACACGGtgtaaaaaagtaaaaaaacacaTCGGGAAAGATTTTATGGAGTATCTGCTGTAATCGTATGAAATATTTTATCGAGTTAAAACTaataatcccctatatattaaaggaaaaGCATTTTTAAGGTTTTCCTTAAACGGTTTTCACCAGAATACATGAAAATGCTCCATTCCACGTGTCACTCTCTGAgcgatttgaagaaaaaaacatttattgcctaaatttctttcctttttttgcttaaatgaCAAGGCACAtaacgaatttttttttcatagctTTGACGTCAAACGACAAGAAACAACCACAATAACAACATATAATTTCAATTCCCATCTCAGCAAGGGGATATAGATCGTACCAAACTCACCACCACGAACCAGAAACAGTTAGAATCATTTCCTGTGGACGATGGATGGACCCAACTCATCGTACTCTCCCTTCGAGTCTTGCCGTGTTCTGTCGCGGGTTCTTGACCCGAGATCGATGAGGTAGCACTTAGCGTAGACGAGAAGGACAAAAGTTAGTGAGAACATTATATTGGCTGGAACTCCAGTTACGAAGGCCAAACTCGCCTCGAAATTCGTGGTGAGGTTGCCGTTTGCAAACAGGGAGAGTTAAGGGCTGAGCAGAGACATAGTAGTAACTATGGAAGATTgtaagagagaaggagaagatttGATACGTTGTACGAAGAagaaactttatgtttttcatagtcTTCTACTGTATATAGGACTATATATCACTGAGTCTGATCTTCAATAACGCAAGGGAAGCTGTTACGTTTGAACGGATTTTCCCGAAGTGGATGCAGCGCTTAATGGTGGCTCTTCGAGTAGTCGAAACCTAAGCACGGATCTAAGGCTCGGACTCAGCTTTGGGGCATCCTCAGGGACGCAATACTTCGGACGCAATATTAACTCATGGTTGTTACATGTATTCTATTGTAGATCCGGCGGCAGATTATACGGTTGcggtggcggaggaggaggaagaagagaacgAGTGTAACAGCGTAGGGAGCTTCTACGTTAAAGTGAACATGGAGGGAGTTCCAATTGGGAGAAAGATCGATCTCATGTCTCTTAATGGCTACCATGAGTTAATCAGAACCCTAGATTTCATGTTCAACGCATCCATCCTCTGTAAGTATATGTATAAATACATATAGAAAAGATGTTTATATATCTAAAGTTTTCTAATTATTCACTACTGTTGAAGCTTTTGCTTTCTTGTGATTCAAGTTCAGAGAGGTTTCCGTTTGAAGCTGACTTGCGGTTTGAATTAAGAAGAAAGTCGGTTCAGTTGAAGCTGGTTATTGTACATACTAAACCGGGATTTGGCAAAGGAGGGAAGAAGGAAAGTGAAACTTCTGGTCGCGACAGAGTATTCACTTTACGTAGGGTTTTGCTGTAAAACCTTACGTTCATGTCTTCTTTACGTTGTGTGAGAGTTAAGACATTTGAgagcttgagagagtttgttGCTATGTTCTTGAGCTGTAAGAAAACACCATCTCCTGATTTATATACTGCATGGATTGAATCCGGCCCCAGAGTAGACGTCATCACACCGATGCGTTGATACTGGGTTACCAAATCTTGTGtctctgtttttatttcttttcttgctTGTCAAACAcacgagagaaagagagagagagagagagtcatgAAACAGAACCATTTTCTTCTGAGTTTtataacaagtggtatcagagctcaggATCTTGAGGAAAGCTTAAATCTCTGAAGAAAAATCATAAAGTTTCAAGCTTTGTTGAAGAGAAGAGTAAAGGTTGAAGCTTTGAGAAGAAAGGTGTAACCTTTTGGTGGAAATACATCAAGTTTCATCATAAAGGTTCCAACTTTCGGTGTTCTTAGCATCAGGTTGagaaagattgaagctttgtcATAAAAACACAAGCTTTGTCTTAAAGGCGTGACCTTTACGCAAGGAGGAGTGGTAGTTTGCTGGTTACAAGATGTCTGAAGATCTTGTGGGGGTTTCAAGGCTGAAGATCGACAGGTTCGATGGTACTGGAGATTTCAGTATGTGGAAGACAAGAATGATGGCTCATTTTCGTGTATTGGGTCTAAAAGACATTGTCACAGACCACAAGTTGGAGATGGAGGTTCCTCTCACCAGAAGCGAAGAGAAGAGCCCTGTTGAAGGAGAAGAAACAGACTCTTCTGTGCCGCTGACAAAGACAGTTCGTGATCCCATAAAGGAAGAAAAATCTGAGAAAGCTATGGGATTGATGATAAGAGGTCTTGGTGACCATGTGATGAGAAAGATTGAGCATTGTGTTACTGCTGCAGAGATGTGGTCGATGTTAAACAGGTTGTATATGGAAAGGTCTCTACCTAACCGTGTGCATCTGCAGCTAAAGTTCTACACGTTCAAGATGGATGAGTCATTGAGCATAGACAAGAATGTGGATGACTTTCTCAAGATTGTTGCTGAGCTTGGAAGTTTTGATGTGAAGGTTTCAGATGAAGTTCAAGCGATCTTGTTCTTAACGTCTCTGTCGTCGAGCTATGATCAGCTCAAGCATACTCTGAAGTATGGAAGAGACTCTCTAACTCTGGA of Raphanus sativus cultivar WK10039 unplaced genomic scaffold, ASM80110v3 Scaffold1589, whole genome shotgun sequence contains these proteins:
- the LOC130504451 gene encoding auxin response factor 1-like, yielding MDGPNSSYSPFESCRVLSRVLDPRSMSYEGQTRLEIRGEVAVCKQGELRAEQRHSNPAADYTVAVAEEEEEENECNSVGSFYVKVNMEGVPIGRKIDLMSLNGYHELIRTLDFMFNASILFQRGFRLKLTCGLN